In the genome of Mytilus edulis chromosome 3, xbMytEdul2.2, whole genome shotgun sequence, one region contains:
- the LOC139516298 gene encoding mitotic apparatus protein p62-like isoform X2 has protein sequence MKVFVILCVFAACMFAAGDPIPTVVPTPEQPSWNSGHEVVYDTFEDLYGRKEEDAHMHPPPPTSTEAPEVASEGEENEKGIEEPEEVGEEEVGEEPEEEDDEEEKEEKEEEEEEKEEEEEEDAEKSEEEK, from the exons ATGAAGGTTTTCGTAATACTGTGTGTCTTTGCTGCTTGCATGTTTGCTGCAG GAGATCCGATCCCTACAGTTGTCCCTACACCGGAACAACCATCGTGGAACAGCGGTCACGAAG TCGTCTATGATACCTTTGAAGATCTATATGGACGAAAGGAAGAAG acgCCCACATGCATCCTCCTCCTCCCACTAGTACTGAAGCCCCTGAAGTAGCAAGCGAAGGAGAAG aaaatgaAAAAGGCATTGAAGAACCAGAAGAAGTAGGAGAAGAAGAAGTAGGCGAGGAGCCAGAAGAAGAGGACGacgaagaagaaaaagaagaaaaagaagaagaagaagaagagaaagaggaggaagaagaggaagatgCCGAAAAGTCTGAAGAAGAGAAATAA
- the LOC139516298 gene encoding coiled-coil domain-containing protein 9-like isoform X1, which translates to MKVFVILCVFAACMFAAGDPIPTVVPTPEQPSWNSGHEVVYDTFEDLYGRKEEAPPEGQDAHMHPPPPTSTEAPEVASEGEENEKGIEEPEEVGEEEVGEEPEEEDDEEEKEEKEEEEEEKEEEEEEDAEKSEEEK; encoded by the exons ATGAAGGTTTTCGTAATACTGTGTGTCTTTGCTGCTTGCATGTTTGCTGCAG GAGATCCGATCCCTACAGTTGTCCCTACACCGGAACAACCATCGTGGAACAGCGGTCACGAAG TCGTCTATGATACCTTTGAAGATCTATATGGACGAAAGGAAGAAG CACCACCCGAAGGACAAG acgCCCACATGCATCCTCCTCCTCCCACTAGTACTGAAGCCCCTGAAGTAGCAAGCGAAGGAGAAG aaaatgaAAAAGGCATTGAAGAACCAGAAGAAGTAGGAGAAGAAGAAGTAGGCGAGGAGCCAGAAGAAGAGGACGacgaagaagaaaaagaagaaaaagaagaagaagaagaagagaaagaggaggaagaagaggaagatgCCGAAAAGTCTGAAGAAGAGAAATAA